In a genomic window of Gossypium arboreum isolate Shixiya-1 chromosome 7, ASM2569848v2, whole genome shotgun sequence:
- the LOC108469302 gene encoding uncharacterized protein LOC108469302 isoform X2 has product MDSPFNCLLFDLDDTLYPSSTGIAQGIKKNIDDFLIEKCGMSVTKASNLRVELFKTYGSTLAGLRALGYDIDADDYHDFVHGRLSYDVIKPDPQLCSLLRSITQRKIIFTNSDRVHAVKVMKRLGIEDCFDQTICFETLNPNLSESKCVVLKPSTDAIKIALHVARVDPPRTLFLDDNVQNISAGKTLGLWTCLVGKSGEGKEADYAIEEVKNLGDVIPEIWVNKQDGGDRSRSELELDQFNISGDLIEKDVGLALTAPLCT; this is encoded by the exons ATGGATTCTCCTTTCAATTGCCTTTTGTTTG ATTTGGATGATACCCTTTACCCTTCAAGCACTGGAATAGCTCAGGGTATCAAGAAAAACATCGATG ATTTTCTAATTGAGAAATGTGGAATGTCGGTGACGAAAGCTTCAAATCTCAGAGTCGAACTCTTCAAAACTTACGGCAGCACCCTCGCCGGATTGCGA GCGTTAGGGTATGACATCGATGCCGATGATTACCACGA TTTTGTCCATGGGAGATTGTCATACGATGTGATCAAGCCAGACCCTCAGCTATGTTCTCTGTTACGTAGCATCACCCAAAGGAAAATT ATATTTACGAATTCGGACAGAGTTCATGCGGTTAAGGTAATGAAAAGGTTAGGAATAGAAGACTGTTTCGACCAAACCATATGTTTCGAGACACTGAATCCTAATTTGTCAGAATCGAAGTGTGTCGTTCTCAAGCCGTCGACGGATGCCATCAAAATTGCTCTTCACGTCGCACGTGTAGATCCCCCACGCACC CTATTTCTAGACGACAATGTTCAGAATATATCCGCTGGAAAGACTTTGGGCCTCTGGACTTGTTTG GTTGGGAAGAGTGGTGAGGGAAAGGAAGCAGATTATGCAATAGAGGAAGTCAAGAATTTGGGGGATGTGATACCAGAAATCTGGGTCAACAAACAGGATGGTGGTGACAGAAGCAGAAGTGAATTGGAGTTGGATCAATTCAATATCTCTGGGGACCTAAT
- the LOC108469302 gene encoding uncharacterized protein LOC108469302 isoform X1: MDSPFNCLLFDLDDTLYPSSTGIAQGIKKNIDDFLIEKCGMSVTKASNLRVELFKTYGSTLAGLRQALGYDIDADDYHDFVHGRLSYDVIKPDPQLCSLLRSITQRKIIFTNSDRVHAVKVMKRLGIEDCFDQTICFETLNPNLSESKCVVLKPSTDAIKIALHVARVDPPRTLFLDDNVQNISAGKTLGLWTCLVGKSGEGKEADYAIEEVKNLGDVIPEIWVNKQDGGDRSRSELELDQFNISGDLIEKDVGLALTAPLCT; encoded by the exons ATGGATTCTCCTTTCAATTGCCTTTTGTTTG ATTTGGATGATACCCTTTACCCTTCAAGCACTGGAATAGCTCAGGGTATCAAGAAAAACATCGATG ATTTTCTAATTGAGAAATGTGGAATGTCGGTGACGAAAGCTTCAAATCTCAGAGTCGAACTCTTCAAAACTTACGGCAGCACCCTCGCCGGATTGCGA CAGGCGTTAGGGTATGACATCGATGCCGATGATTACCACGA TTTTGTCCATGGGAGATTGTCATACGATGTGATCAAGCCAGACCCTCAGCTATGTTCTCTGTTACGTAGCATCACCCAAAGGAAAATT ATATTTACGAATTCGGACAGAGTTCATGCGGTTAAGGTAATGAAAAGGTTAGGAATAGAAGACTGTTTCGACCAAACCATATGTTTCGAGACACTGAATCCTAATTTGTCAGAATCGAAGTGTGTCGTTCTCAAGCCGTCGACGGATGCCATCAAAATTGCTCTTCACGTCGCACGTGTAGATCCCCCACGCACC CTATTTCTAGACGACAATGTTCAGAATATATCCGCTGGAAAGACTTTGGGCCTCTGGACTTGTTTG GTTGGGAAGAGTGGTGAGGGAAAGGAAGCAGATTATGCAATAGAGGAAGTCAAGAATTTGGGGGATGTGATACCAGAAATCTGGGTCAACAAACAGGATGGTGGTGACAGAAGCAGAAGTGAATTGGAGTTGGATCAATTCAATATCTCTGGGGACCTAAT